TTTTGCTCTTTTTCTTTTGTCCCTGCTATAATCCCATCCATGTTTTTTATTGGCCTCATCTCTCCCGATCAGCCGCTTTGCCAAGCGCTTGGGGAACAGCTTAAACAAGCAGGTGATGATTTCCATCATGCCCTTTTCGCCTCGGTAGAAGAGGCGCTTGGCGCGTGGAGCGAGGCGCTCCCCCCCCTTATTTTATGGGATGCACAGGAAGCCCCCGTGACGGAGGCAGGGGCTGCGGTTTTTGCCGCGCGTCTCTCGGCGGTAAGGCCGGAGCCCCTCTTGTTGGTTTTGGGTGAAGCGCCGCAGGCCCTTGAGAAGTGGGGTGTCGCCGAGACCTTTAGCAGACCCCTGCGGCTTGGGTTTTTGCTCTCAAGACTCCAGTTTTATCAAAGGCAATATCAGCAAGCCTCCGACGGGGCGGTGTCTATAGGGGACTGGCGTTTTGAGCCGCGTGCGCGGCAGTTAACGCACAAAGCAACGGCCGAGGTTGTCAAACTTACGGACAAAGAAGCCGTCCTTCTTGATCATTTGTGGGAGGCCACAGCGCCCGCACTGCGTGACGAGCTTCTCGCG
This portion of the Bdellovibrionales bacterium genome encodes:
- a CDS encoding winged helix-turn-helix domain-containing protein codes for the protein MFFIGLISPDQPLCQALGEQLKQAGDDFHHALFASVEEALGAWSEALPPLILWDAQEAPVTEAGAAVFAARLSAVRPEPLLLVLGEAPQALEKWGVAETFSRPLRLGFLLSRLQFYQRQYQQASDGAVSIGDWRFEPRARQLTHKATAEVVKLTDKEAVLLDHLWEATAPALRDELLAAIWGYDTRIDTHTLETHIYRLRRKIMGEKAGGDDVFLSDQGGYQINPLWRKE